From the genome of Uranotaenia lowii strain MFRU-FL chromosome 1, ASM2978415v1, whole genome shotgun sequence, one region includes:
- the LOC129738333 gene encoding uncharacterized protein LOC129738333, producing MRPISSNICTPTEKMAAWLVEEMRKYPVKHGKSVLNSVDLVENLKDFKVRRGEILVSFDVSALFPSVPISDALRSLRRHLERRRAPPNQIAAYVTIAEVCMNQNYFLFRGKFYKQTFGLSMGSKLSPLLAELFMSDFETDLEKREKLFPRVWWRYVDDIFATVKERYLPQTLETLNNQHSSIKFTVEKEVDGKLPFLDLLISRKEDNTVKFGIYRKPTSTDRYITVDSNHFGAQKQAAFHSMAHRLYNIPMESHEFELEKQKILQAGELNGYDQEFVSKILRKHERKKLRSNATTFKPERDESQRVSLPYHPPLTNSICKILSKHGLKVAYKSSNTLKDRLVALKDKVPPEERSGIYEIPCQNCPAVYIGQTRRKFRTRIKEHKNAVDNGRSNESSVAAHASELNHHIDWGKVKFKKCVRKASHLNAWESMYITTSERPLMNEDDAPIISPLFNLLKPSFQQPDHPSTNTIG from the coding sequence ATGAGGCCCATTTCTTCAAACATCTGCACACCAACCGAAAAAATGGCAGCGTGGTTGGTAGAAGAAATGCGGAAATATCCAGTTAAGCACGGCAAAAGTGTCCTCAACTCGGTTGACCTagtggaaaatttgaaagatttcaAAGTGCGTCGAGGAGAGATCTTAGTCTCGTTTGATGTCTCCGCACTTTTTCCCAGCGTCCCTATTTCTGACGCCTTACGTAGCCTTCGCAGACACCTGGAGCGACGCCGCGCACCCCCAAACCAAATAGCAGCGTACGTCACCATAGCCGAGGTTTGTATGAATCAAAATTACTTCCTGTTTCGGGGTAAATTCTACAAGCAAACCTTCGGCCTCAGCATGGGAAGTAAATTATCCCCCCTACTGGCTGAACTCTTCATGAGTGACTTCGAAACAGATCTCGAAAAACGGGAGAAACTTTTCCCTCGTGTTTGGTGGCGTTATGTTGATGATATCTTCGCCACCGTAAAGGAACGGTATCTCCCGCAGACGCTTGAGACTTTGAACAACCAGCATAGTTCGATTAAATTTACCGTCGAAAAAGAAGTTGATGGGAAACTTCCATTCCTCGACCTGTTAATTTCCAGAAAAGAAGATAACACGGTGAAATTCGGAATTTATCGTAAACCCACGTCAACAGATCGCTATATTACGGTTGATTCAAACCATTTTGGAGCGCAAAAGCAAGCTGCCTTTCATTCGATGGCCCACCGTCTGTACAACATACCGATGGAGAGCCATGAATTCGAActagaaaagcaaaaaatcttGCAGGCTGGTGAATTAAACGGATACGATCAAGAATTCGTCAGCAAAATCCTCCGAAAACACGAAAGAAAAAAGCTCCGTAGCAACGCAACCACATTCAAACCAGAAAGAGATGAATCCCAAAGAGTCAGCCTGCCGTACCACCCACCACTGACAAATAGTATCTGTAAGATTCTCTCTAAACATGGTCTGAAAGTGGCTTACAAAAGTTCAAACACTTTGAAAGATCGACTGGTTGCTCTAAAAGACAAAGTGCCACCGGAAGAGAGATCTGGAATTTATGAGATTCCATGTCAAAACTGCCCGGCCGTCTATATTGGGCAAACCAGACGGAAATTCAGAACCAGAATCAAAGAGCACAAAAACGCAGTAGATAACGGCAGGAGCAACGAATCAAGTGTAGCAGCCCACGCGTCAGAACTTAATCATCACATAGATTGGGGAAAggttaagttcaaaaaatgtgtacgCAAAGCGTCACATTTAAACGCATGGGAATCCATGTATATCACTACATCGGAAAGGCCACTTATGAACGAGGATGACGCTCCAATCATATCACCGCTTTTCAACCTGCTCAAACCAAGTTTTCAACAACCCGACCacccttcgacgaatactattggATAG